The following are from one region of the Halogeometricum sp. S3BR5-2 genome:
- a CDS encoding DNA topoisomerase I, producing MSKGPELIITEKDNAARRIADILSGESAEAERVNGVNVYKWGGKRCIGLSGHVVGVDFPPEYNDWRDVEPVELIGAPIDKHPTQENIVAALRRLSRNARRVVIATDYDREGELIGKEAYELVREVNDSVPVDRVRFSSITDREVTEAFENPDELDFDLAAAGEARQIIDLVWGAALTRFLSLSARQLGDDFISVGRVQGPTLKLIVDREREIDAFDPEDYWELFADLQKDAESFEAQYFYLDEDGNEAERVWDGDDAEKAYETLRGAEAATVTSVRRRTRTDDPPAPFNTTQFIRAAGSIGYSAQRAMSIAEDLYTAGYMTYPRTDNTVYPEDLDPRELLDAFTANRTFGDDAQSLLEREEIEPTAGDNKTTDHPPIHPTGELPSRADLTEDEWEVYELVVRRFFATVAESAEWEHLRVVADAAGLSLKANGKRLVKEGYHAVYPYFNSSESFVPDVEEGEELAVTDTEMEAKQTQPPRRYGQSRLIETMEQMGIGTKATRHDVIQKLYDRNYIESDPPRPTRLARAVVEASEEFAELIVSEEMTAQLEADMQAITRGEATLDDVTEESREMLEDVFEGLMESGEEVGKHLQKSLKADKTVGQCPESDHDLVIRKSRRGSYFIGCDGYPDCTYTLPLPSTGKPLILEESCEEHDLSHVKMLAGRKTFVHGCPLCKAEEADEEEDLVIGACPECGEEHGGELAIKRLRSGSRLVGCTRYPDCDYSLPLPRRGDIEVTDEDCEEHDLPKIRITYEDSDREPWDLGCPICNYREYQAEQVDGSQLESVTGIGEKTAEKLKAAGVEDVPSLKEAEPDALADLMDGVGPDTVRKWQTSAD from the coding sequence ATGAGTAAGGGTCCGGAACTCATCATCACCGAGAAGGACAACGCCGCTCGGCGCATCGCCGACATCCTGAGCGGCGAGTCCGCGGAGGCCGAACGCGTCAACGGCGTGAACGTCTACAAGTGGGGGGGCAAACGCTGTATCGGACTGTCGGGTCACGTCGTCGGCGTGGACTTCCCGCCGGAGTACAACGACTGGCGCGACGTCGAACCGGTGGAACTCATCGGTGCGCCCATCGACAAGCATCCGACGCAGGAGAACATCGTCGCCGCCCTGCGCCGCCTCTCCCGCAACGCCCGCCGCGTCGTCATCGCCACCGACTACGACCGGGAGGGGGAACTCATCGGCAAGGAGGCGTACGAACTCGTCCGCGAGGTGAACGACTCGGTGCCCGTCGACCGGGTGCGTTTCTCCTCCATCACCGACCGCGAGGTGACCGAGGCGTTCGAGAACCCCGACGAACTCGACTTCGACCTCGCCGCGGCCGGCGAGGCCCGACAGATCATCGACCTCGTGTGGGGCGCGGCGCTCACCCGATTCCTCTCGCTGTCGGCGCGCCAACTCGGCGACGACTTCATCTCGGTCGGTCGGGTGCAGGGGCCGACCCTGAAACTCATCGTCGACCGCGAACGCGAGATAGACGCCTTCGACCCGGAAGACTACTGGGAACTGTTCGCCGACCTGCAGAAGGACGCCGAGTCGTTCGAGGCGCAGTACTTCTACCTCGACGAGGACGGCAACGAGGCCGAACGCGTCTGGGACGGCGACGACGCCGAGAAGGCGTACGAGACCCTCCGGGGGGCGGAGGCGGCGACGGTCACTTCGGTCCGCCGCCGCACGCGGACGGACGACCCGCCCGCCCCGTTCAACACGACGCAGTTCATCCGCGCCGCCGGCTCCATCGGTTACTCGGCCCAGCGCGCGATGAGCATCGCGGAGGACCTCTACACCGCGGGCTACATGACGTACCCGCGGACGGACAACACCGTCTACCCGGAGGATTTAGACCCCAGAGAACTGCTCGACGCCTTCACCGCGAATCGGACGTTCGGCGACGACGCGCAGTCGCTCCTCGAACGCGAGGAGATAGAGCCGACCGCCGGCGACAACAAGACGACGGACCACCCGCCCATCCACCCGACGGGCGAACTCCCCTCGCGCGCGGACCTCACGGAGGACGAGTGGGAGGTGTACGAACTCGTCGTCCGGCGGTTCTTCGCCACCGTCGCGGAGTCCGCCGAGTGGGAGCACCTGCGCGTCGTCGCGGACGCCGCCGGCCTCTCGCTGAAGGCCAACGGCAAGCGCCTCGTGAAGGAGGGCTACCACGCGGTGTACCCGTACTTCAACTCCAGCGAGTCGTTCGTCCCCGACGTCGAGGAGGGCGAGGAACTCGCCGTGACGGACACGGAGATGGAGGCCAAGCAGACCCAACCGCCCCGCCGCTACGGCCAGTCGCGCCTCATCGAGACGATGGAGCAGATGGGCATCGGGACGAAGGCGACGCGGCACGACGTGATACAGAAGCTCTACGACCGCAACTACATCGAGAGCGACCCGCCGCGCCCGACGCGACTCGCCCGCGCCGTCGTCGAGGCGTCCGAGGAGTTCGCAGAACTCATCGTCTCGGAGGAGATGACCGCCCAACTCGAAGCCGACATGCAGGCCATCACGCGCGGGGAAGCGACGCTCGACGACGTGACGGAGGAGTCCAGAGAGATGCTGGAGGACGTCTTCGAGGGGCTGATGGAGTCCGGCGAGGAGGTCGGTAAACACCTCCAGAAGTCGCTGAAGGCCGACAAGACCGTCGGACAGTGCCCCGAGTCCGACCACGACCTGGTCATCAGAAAGAGCCGACGCGGGTCGTACTTCATCGGGTGCGACGGCTACCCCGACTGCACGTACACGCTGCCGCTGCCGTCGACGGGGAAGCCGCTCATCCTCGAGGAGTCCTGCGAGGAACACGACCTGAGCCACGTGAAGATGCTCGCCGGCCGGAAGACGTTCGTCCACGGCTGTCCGCTCTGCAAGGCCGAGGAGGCCGACGAGGAGGAGGACCTCGTCATCGGCGCGTGCCCCGAGTGCGGGGAAGAGCACGGCGGCGAACTTGCCATCAAGCGCCTCCGCTCGGGCTCTCGGCTCGTCGGCTGTACGCGCTACCCCGACTGCGACTACTCGCTGCCGCTCCCGCGCCGCGGCGACATCGAGGTGACCGACGAGGACTGCGAGGAGCACGACCTGCCGAAGATTCGCATCACCTACGAGGACAGCGACAGGGAGCCGTGGGACCTCGGCTGTCCCATCTGCAACTATCGAGAGTATCAGGCCGAACAGGTCGACGGCTCCCAACTGGAGAGCGTGACGGGCATCGGCGAGAAGACGGCGGAGAAACTGAAGGCCGCCGGCGTCGAGGACGTGCCGTCGCTGAAAGAGGCCGAACCGGACGCCCTGGCGGACCTGATGGACGGCGTGGGGCCGGATACGGTGCGGAAGTGGCAGACGTCGGCTGACTGA
- a CDS encoding DUF7557 family protein, translated as MANIRVKEEVKDRLESLKRDDETFSDLLDRLSRREKDVDRMAGFLEEFDNGHLEEEMGEAHDSLNDSLESR; from the coding sequence ATGGCGAACATCCGAGTCAAAGAGGAAGTGAAAGACCGCCTTGAGTCGCTGAAACGCGACGACGAGACGTTCAGCGATCTGTTAGATCGACTCAGTCGGCGCGAGAAGGACGTCGACCGGATGGCGGGGTTCTTAGAGGAGTTCGACAACGGCCATCTCGAAGAGGAGATGGGGGAGGCTCACGACTCGCTGAACGACTCCTTGGAGTCGCGATGA
- a CDS encoding type II toxin-antitoxin system VapC family toxin gives MIVLDNDVLVKLGGKDSDPAVVDHLRRYSSEEWTIPAIVAWEFYKSCRGRTEIQRARRTLNENLDRILEFTDGTAAEAAYLGEKLRSQEVSLSPADLLNLATAYESGGTFVTHNKRDFDKPPLRQLVDVDVIRTA, from the coding sequence ATGATCGTTCTCGACAACGACGTACTGGTCAAGTTGGGTGGAAAGGATTCCGATCCCGCGGTCGTCGACCACCTCCGTCGGTACAGCAGCGAGGAGTGGACGATTCCGGCCATCGTCGCGTGGGAGTTCTACAAATCTTGTCGCGGACGCACGGAGATACAACGCGCTCGCCGAACGCTCAACGAAAACCTCGATCGCATCCTCGAGTTCACCGACGGGACTGCCGCCGAAGCCGCCTATCTCGGTGAGAAGCTTCGGTCCCAGGAAGTATCGCTCTCTCCCGCTGACCTGCTGAATCTTGCGACCGCCTACGAGTCGGGGGGAACGTTCGTCACTCACAACAAGCGGGACTTCGACAAACCGCCGCTACGCCAACTCGTCGATGTAGACGTTATACGCACCGCCTGA
- a CDS encoding Eco57I restriction-modification methylase domain-containing protein: MSQATLSTGPYNSNLFSSHYLDEHVYGLDEWDCDADAEAAFEELRSLWEAERDLVDSYKEDELLDSWIGEVLDVLGFDTLSETTLPDGGGYNDRLLFSSRETRREAAFEKKDGRHEAMYDLASALLEAKRWNASFEDRFSEDRSYRDASHQVKYYLERTPEKLQWGVLTNGRKWRLYGTKDYETQTYYEVDLPELLESGSVEAFKYFFVFFRPDAFEASGGTTFLDTVWNESETAAQELGEDLQNNVFTALRVLGKGFVETNDLDIDPDDDERLDELKEQSLVLLYRLMFTLYAESRNLINPEDPVRREEYEQHFSLDELRLDILDTVGEGAAESGFNSYSTFSTSMWGRLEDLFSLVDSGEESLGIPPYNGGLFDEDRHTFLTENEVSDRHLAEVIYRLSTTETDDGFVPADYADLDTRHLGTIYEGLLEHEFRIAPTQYAAVSEDGGQVWKDAAEVSVADAVETVDAGGLYVVNDDGERKATGAYYTPDYVVTYIVEETVDPLLEDIESDLGDRGLERGTQEYVFRFADEVLDLKVLDPAMGSGHFLTKATGYLAEQVMERVRELETATAFDEQQIRREISRECIYGVDLNGMAVELAKLSMWLETLATDQPLAFLDHHLKAGNSLVGSDITDVLADDDDAEGGQLTFAQVFSHARQRTLEHVMELVEDLLAIDNESYEDVKSMEETYAEIRADPLYQRLFEMANVHTAERFGVEVPDDAYERMAEAIEDEDEWLSVAESEWFVSAQETAQREQFFHWELEFPEVFFSESGEKSEEAGFDAVVGNPPYVPTEQIPTVHKKYLTSQFQTLYRKYDLSVAFLEQCFDLSRKKGFVGMITPVAWETGENYSKFRESRIASKDAALMQIVNLPFDVFADAYVDTNIAIFSPQRFSTTTICAKEIDKKTRITDAESLRNGFEAISYEQLASADGAKIYFDSAHYDLLETYESTDFCEFGDITEGRQGIVASFYDYSSTKESEGHLLYRECDVYRYSLSVSEERYIDFSDEPNLKRFYTQPRILLRRLVNRDDRLMAAYEEDEYVVKKDLNPFIISETDLSLKYLLSCLNSSLLSYIYVSSSALAQKDDFRQTTLSEIQSLPIRVLTVDEHADDSTLTRLKQLGEQPNSAQSDVAEVIGGLLGTSEGETAIHNFLCESVDDLHNLHSRLRDYNLSLPDYLGSYQDSQTLSEIGFQQPIADTAKETFNDTTEEKEKLGVTEVTFTRENPTTLTVDVGVRYKPENPDDYETDTYGYHYVDPKPAFRITDLTETEADLIEAFVPHAVEEAGGYANFRANATKTNSPLDRLKKLTLPTVDDVRDGLENYVETVERAEELEEQIERTDDLIDDIVYELYGLTDEEIEIVEESVKG; encoded by the coding sequence ATGAGTCAAGCGACGCTCTCCACCGGCCCCTATAACTCGAATCTCTTCTCCAGTCACTACCTCGACGAACACGTCTACGGCCTCGACGAGTGGGACTGTGACGCCGACGCCGAAGCCGCGTTCGAGGAACTCCGGTCGCTCTGGGAGGCCGAACGCGACCTCGTCGACTCGTACAAGGAGGACGAACTCCTCGACTCGTGGATCGGCGAGGTGCTCGACGTTCTGGGATTCGACACGCTCTCGGAGACGACGCTCCCCGACGGCGGCGGATACAACGACCGGCTCCTGTTCAGTTCGCGGGAGACGCGCCGGGAGGCGGCCTTCGAGAAGAAAGACGGTCGTCACGAGGCGATGTACGACCTCGCGTCCGCGCTGCTCGAAGCGAAGCGCTGGAACGCGTCGTTCGAGGACCGATTCAGCGAGGATCGGTCGTACCGCGACGCGTCCCACCAAGTCAAGTACTATCTCGAACGGACGCCCGAGAAACTCCAGTGGGGTGTCCTGACGAACGGGCGGAAGTGGCGGCTCTACGGCACGAAGGACTACGAGACGCAGACGTACTACGAGGTCGACCTCCCCGAACTGCTCGAATCGGGGAGCGTCGAGGCGTTCAAGTACTTCTTCGTGTTCTTCCGTCCCGACGCGTTCGAGGCGTCCGGAGGAACGACCTTTCTGGACACCGTCTGGAACGAGAGCGAGACGGCCGCGCAGGAACTGGGCGAAGACCTCCAGAACAACGTCTTCACCGCGCTTCGCGTGCTCGGAAAGGGATTCGTGGAGACGAACGACCTCGACATCGACCCGGACGACGACGAACGCTTGGACGAACTGAAAGAGCAGTCGCTCGTCCTCCTCTACCGGTTGATGTTCACGCTCTACGCCGAGTCGCGGAATCTCATCAACCCCGAGGACCCGGTCCGACGCGAGGAGTACGAACAGCACTTCAGCCTCGACGAACTTCGCCTCGACATCCTCGACACCGTCGGCGAAGGGGCCGCCGAGAGCGGGTTCAACTCGTACAGCACGTTCTCCACGTCGATGTGGGGTCGACTGGAGGACCTCTTCTCGCTCGTCGACTCGGGCGAGGAGTCGCTCGGTATCCCGCCGTACAACGGCGGTCTGTTCGACGAGGACCGACACACCTTCCTGACCGAGAACGAGGTTTCGGACCGGCACCTCGCGGAGGTCATCTACCGACTCTCGACCACGGAGACGGACGACGGTTTCGTCCCGGCGGACTACGCCGACCTCGACACGCGACACCTCGGCACCATCTACGAGGGACTGCTCGAACACGAGTTCCGCATCGCGCCGACGCAGTACGCCGCCGTCTCGGAGGACGGCGGACAGGTGTGGAAGGACGCCGCGGAAGTGAGCGTCGCCGACGCGGTGGAGACGGTCGACGCGGGCGGTCTATACGTCGTCAACGACGACGGCGAACGGAAGGCGACGGGCGCGTACTACACGCCGGACTACGTGGTGACGTACATCGTCGAAGAGACGGTCGACCCCCTGCTGGAGGATATCGAGTCGGACCTCGGAGACCGGGGCCTCGAACGCGGCACACAGGAGTACGTGTTCCGCTTCGCCGACGAAGTGCTGGACCTGAAGGTGTTGGACCCGGCGATGGGGAGCGGACACTTCCTCACGAAGGCGACGGGCTACCTCGCGGAGCAGGTGATGGAACGCGTCCGCGAACTGGAGACGGCGACGGCGTTCGACGAACAGCAGATCCGACGCGAGATATCCAGAGAGTGCATCTACGGTGTGGACCTGAACGGCATGGCCGTCGAACTCGCCAAACTGTCGATGTGGCTGGAGACGCTCGCCACCGACCAACCGCTGGCGTTCTTGGACCACCACCTCAAGGCCGGCAACTCGCTTGTCGGGTCGGACATCACCGACGTTCTGGCCGACGACGACGACGCCGAGGGCGGGCAACTCACGTTCGCGCAGGTGTTCTCCCACGCCCGACAGCGGACGCTCGAACACGTGATGGAACTGGTGGAGGACCTGCTGGCCATCGACAACGAGTCCTACGAGGACGTCAAGTCGATGGAGGAGACGTACGCCGAGATTCGCGCGGACCCGCTCTACCAGCGACTGTTCGAGATGGCCAACGTCCACACCGCCGAACGCTTCGGCGTCGAGGTACCCGACGACGCCTACGAACGGATGGCCGAAGCCATCGAAGACGAGGACGAGTGGCTTTCGGTGGCCGAGAGCGAGTGGTTCGTCTCCGCGCAGGAAACCGCACAGCGAGAGCAGTTCTTCCACTGGGAGTTGGAGTTTCCGGAGGTGTTCTTCTCGGAGAGCGGGGAGAAATCGGAGGAAGCGGGGTTCGATGCGGTGGTCGGGAATCCGCCATATGTTCCCACGGAACAGATACCAACAGTTCACAAGAAATATCTCACCTCTCAATTCCAGACTCTCTATCGCAAGTATGATCTGTCCGTTGCTTTCCTAGAACAGTGCTTCGATCTCTCTAGAAAGAAAGGGTTCGTTGGAATGATAACTCCAGTTGCATGGGAAACCGGAGAAAACTACTCTAAATTCCGGGAAAGCAGAATAGCTTCCAAAGATGCTGCGCTCATGCAAATAGTAAATCTTCCATTTGATGTATTCGCAGATGCATACGTTGATACTAACATTGCTATCTTTAGCCCTCAACGTTTTTCGACTACTACTATTTGCGCAAAGGAGATCGACAAAAAGACTAGAATAACTGATGCTGAATCTCTCCGAAATGGATTTGAGGCTATTTCGTATGAACAGTTAGCATCAGCGGATGGCGCAAAAATATACTTCGATAGTGCGCACTATGATCTCTTAGAGACGTACGAATCCACAGATTTCTGTGAATTTGGTGATATAACTGAGGGAAGACAAGGTATTGTCGCCTCATTTTACGACTATTCATCTACGAAAGAGAGTGAGGGACACTTGCTGTATCGAGAGTGTGACGTTTATCGGTACTCTCTTTCTGTCTCTGAAGAAAGGTATATTGACTTCAGCGATGAACCAAACCTGAAGCGGTTCTACACGCAACCACGTATTCTTCTTCGGAGGTTAGTGAACCGAGACGACCGATTGATGGCCGCCTATGAGGAGGACGAGTACGTTGTAAAGAAAGATTTGAATCCGTTCATCATTTCTGAGACAGATCTCTCTTTAAAATATCTATTATCTTGTTTGAACAGCTCTCTTCTTTCCTACATCTACGTTTCGTCGTCAGCTCTTGCACAAAAAGACGACTTTCGACAAACAACTCTATCTGAAATTCAGTCACTACCTATTCGTGTTCTAACCGTAGACGAGCACGCTGATGACTCTACACTCACTCGCCTCAAACAACTTGGTGAGCAGCCGAACTCCGCGCAGTCCGACGTAGCGGAAGTTATTGGAGGTTTACTCGGAACGAGTGAAGGAGAGACTGCCATTCACAATTTCTTATGCGAGTCTGTAGATGACCTACACAATCTCCATAGTCGTCTGAGAGATTACAACCTCTCCCTCCCTGACTACCTTGGTTCGTACCAAGACAGCCAGACCCTCTCCGAGATAGGCTTCCAACAACCAATCGCCGACACCGCGAAGGAAACCTTCAACGACACCACCGAGGAAAAAGAAAAACTCGGCGTCACCGAGGTCACCTTCACGCGCGAGAACCCGACCACCCTCACCGTCGACGTCGGCGTGCGCTACAAACCCGAAAACCCCGACGACTACGAAACGGACACCTACGGCTATCACTACGTCGACCCGAAACCCGCGTTCCGCATCACCGACCTGACCGAGACGGAGGCCGACCTCATCGAGGCGTTCGTCCCGCACGCCGTCGAGGAGGCGGGCGGGTACGCGAACTTTCGGGCGAACGCGACGAAGACGAACTCGCCGCTCGATAGGCTGAAGAAACTCACGCTGCCGACGGTGGACGACGTGCGCGACGGCCTCGAAAACTACGTCGAGACGGTCGAACGCGCCGAGGAGTTAGAGGAGCAAATCGAACGGACGGACGACCTCATCGACGACATCGTCTACGAGTTGTACGGACTGACTGACGAGGAGATCGAAATCGTCGAGGAGTCGGTGAAGGGATGA
- a CDS encoding phosphoglycerol geranylgeranyltransferase, with translation MTGPWTEWNHVLKVDPDKDLADGETFEDVCQTGTDAIEIGGTLDITADKMQRVVDACAEYDVPLYQEPSNPGVVVDDDALDGYLIPTVFNAKDAFWITGAHKEWVRIENGMDWDRTHTEAYIVLNPDASVAQLTDANCDLAVDDVSSYAAVAERMFGQEIVYIEYSGTFGDTEKVHAAYDALDESTLFYGGGIHDYDSAYEMGSHTDVVVVGDLLHDEGVDAVRETVEGARDAMTERAEAKR, from the coding sequence ATGACCGGGCCCTGGACCGAGTGGAACCACGTCCTCAAAGTCGACCCAGACAAGGACCTCGCGGACGGCGAGACGTTCGAGGACGTCTGTCAGACCGGGACGGACGCCATCGAAATCGGCGGCACCCTCGATATCACCGCGGACAAGATGCAACGGGTCGTCGACGCCTGCGCCGAGTACGACGTACCGCTGTACCAAGAGCCGTCGAATCCGGGCGTGGTCGTCGACGACGACGCCCTCGACGGCTACCTCATCCCGACGGTGTTCAACGCGAAGGACGCCTTCTGGATCACCGGCGCCCACAAGGAGTGGGTCCGCATCGAGAACGGGATGGACTGGGACCGCACGCACACCGAGGCGTACATCGTGCTCAACCCCGACGCCTCCGTCGCGCAGTTGACCGACGCCAACTGCGACCTCGCGGTCGACGACGTGTCCTCCTACGCGGCCGTCGCCGAACGGATGTTCGGGCAGGAGATCGTCTACATCGAGTACTCGGGCACGTTCGGCGACACGGAGAAGGTCCACGCCGCCTACGACGCGCTGGACGAGTCGACGCTGTTCTACGGCGGCGGCATCCACGACTACGACTCGGCGTACGAGATGGGTAGTCACACCGACGTGGTCGTCGTCGGCGACCTCCTGCACGACGAGGGCGTCGACGCCGTCCGCGAGACGGTCGAAGGCGCGCGCGACGCGATGACCGAACGGGCGGAAGCCAAGCGGTAG
- the aspS gene encoding aspartate--tRNA(Asn) ligase, whose protein sequence is MQNRTYTADAEPGDSVTVAGWVHEVRDLGGIAFLILRDKSGKIQIKLEKDEMDDELVETGLDVARESVVAVTGEVKEEPRAPTDVEVVPESIDVMAEADTQLPLDPSGKVDAELSTRLDNRTLDLRKEEVKAVFEIRGEILRSVRDAFRSLGASEINTPKIVATGTEGGTELFPITYFGKEAFMNQSPQLFKQLMVGSGLERVFEVGPIFRAEEHNTPRHLNEATSIDFESAFFDHTEAMDACEHVVKAAYEGVAENCQRELELLGLADEFEAPDGEFPRLTYEEAIERINATGELDEQLVWGDDLPTEGERALGDDVGEHYFITDWPSEIKPFYIKDHDDDEQLSTGFDMMHPRMELVSGGQREHRYDRLVEGFEQQGLDPDQFEYYTKMFKYGMPPHAGWGLGGERLVMTMLGLDNIREAVLFPRDRQRLSP, encoded by the coding sequence ATGCAGAACCGAACGTACACGGCAGACGCCGAACCCGGCGACAGCGTCACCGTCGCGGGGTGGGTCCACGAGGTGCGCGACCTCGGGGGTATCGCCTTCCTCATCCTCCGCGACAAGAGCGGGAAGATCCAGATCAAACTGGAGAAAGACGAGATGGACGACGAACTCGTCGAGACCGGTCTCGACGTCGCCCGCGAGAGCGTCGTCGCCGTCACGGGCGAGGTGAAAGAGGAGCCCCGCGCGCCGACGGACGTCGAAGTCGTCCCCGAGAGCATCGACGTGATGGCCGAGGCGGACACCCAACTCCCCCTCGACCCTTCCGGCAAGGTCGACGCCGAACTGTCGACCCGCCTCGACAACCGGACGCTCGACTTGCGGAAAGAGGAAGTGAAGGCCGTCTTCGAGATTCGCGGCGAGATCCTCCGTTCGGTCCGCGACGCCTTCCGCAGCCTGGGCGCCTCGGAGATCAACACGCCGAAGATCGTCGCCACCGGCACCGAGGGCGGCACGGAGCTGTTCCCCATCACGTACTTCGGCAAGGAGGCGTTCATGAACCAGTCGCCGCAGCTGTTCAAACAGCTCATGGTCGGCTCGGGTCTGGAGCGCGTCTTCGAGGTCGGTCCCATCTTCCGCGCCGAGGAGCACAACACGCCGCGGCACCTGAACGAGGCGACCTCCATCGACTTCGAGTCGGCCTTCTTCGACCACACCGAGGCGATGGACGCCTGCGAACACGTCGTCAAGGCCGCCTACGAGGGCGTCGCGGAGAACTGCCAGCGCGAACTCGAACTGCTCGGTCTCGCTGATGAGTTCGAGGCGCCCGACGGCGAGTTCCCCCGGCTCACCTACGAGGAGGCAATCGAGCGCATCAACGCGACGGGCGAACTCGACGAACAGCTCGTCTGGGGCGACGACCTGCCCACCGAGGGCGAACGAGCGCTCGGCGACGACGTCGGCGAGCACTACTTCATCACCGACTGGCCCTCCGAGATCAAGCCGTTCTACATCAAGGACCACGACGACGACGAGCAGCTCTCTACCGGGTTCGACATGATGCACCCGCGCATGGAACTCGTCTCCGGCGGGCAGCGCGAACACCGCTACGACCGCCTCGTGGAGGGCTTCGAGCAGCAGGGGCTCGACCCCGACCAGTTCGAGTACTACACGAAGATGTTCAAGTACGGCATGCCCCCGCACGCCGGCTGGGGTCTCGGCGGCGAGCGCCTCGTCATGACGATGCTCGGACTCGACAACATCCGGGAAGCGGTGTTGTTCCCGCGAGACAGACAACGCCTGAGTCCGTAG
- a CDS encoding SHOCT domain-containing protein, translating to MEERRTGGDEDDDTPLQEVVAGVVIGLILLTAFTLLALGYPFFWVVFPVGFAGVLPAAIGLTKLYERRKRRQRDSHRADETETALETLRRRYATGEIDEAEFERRVERLLGTETVADADEYVREARERERESEF from the coding sequence ATGGAAGAGCGTAGAACCGGAGGAGACGAGGACGACGACACGCCGTTACAGGAGGTCGTAGCCGGCGTCGTCATCGGACTCATCCTCCTCACCGCGTTCACCCTCCTCGCGCTCGGATATCCGTTCTTCTGGGTGGTGTTCCCCGTCGGGTTCGCGGGGGTGCTCCCGGCCGCCATCGGTCTCACGAAGCTCTACGAGCGGCGGAAGCGACGGCAACGGGACTCTCATCGAGCGGACGAGACGGAGACGGCGCTGGAGACGCTCCGGCGGCGGTACGCGACGGGCGAGATAGACGAAGCGGAGTTCGAACGTCGGGTCGAGCGGTTGCTCGGAACCGAGACGGTCGCCGACGCCGACGAGTACGTCCGCGAGGCCCGCGAGCGAGAGCGCGAATCCGAGTTCTGA
- a CDS encoding pantoate kinase, whose protein sequence is MTDEATAFVPGHVTGFFSAHPREDPARAGSRGAGVALSHGVRVTVRRADDGERGDEPETTLNGESVAMPPVDGVRERLGVPDAAVDAETPLPLGSGFGVSGAMALGTAYAANAVFGRRLSENGLVTAAHCAEVEAGTGLGDVVGQARGGLPIRLEPGAPGYGAMDGVPARPRVEYVTFGEVSTEEVLSGDTTALTRAGERALADLRERPTPDRLVALSRRFAREAELTTDRVESVVADVRAAGGDAAMAMLGDTAFAFGTALSDAGYDPAVCEAHPAGSGLVSE, encoded by the coding sequence ATGACCGACGAGGCGACGGCGTTCGTCCCCGGGCACGTCACGGGGTTCTTCAGCGCCCACCCGCGCGAGGACCCCGCGAGAGCCGGGTCCCGCGGGGCTGGCGTCGCCCTCTCGCACGGCGTGCGCGTGACGGTGCGGCGAGCGGACGACGGGGAAAGAGGAGACGAACCCGAGACGACTCTCAACGGCGAGTCCGTCGCGATGCCGCCCGTCGACGGCGTCCGGGAGCGACTCGGCGTCCCCGACGCCGCCGTCGACGCAGAGACTCCCCTCCCGCTGGGTTCCGGATTCGGCGTCAGCGGCGCGATGGCACTCGGCACCGCCTACGCCGCGAACGCCGTCTTCGGGCGGCGACTGTCGGAGAACGGACTCGTGACGGCCGCCCACTGCGCCGAAGTCGAGGCGGGGACCGGTCTCGGCGACGTGGTCGGACAGGCCCGCGGCGGGTTGCCGATTCGGCTCGAACCCGGCGCGCCGGGGTACGGCGCGATGGACGGCGTGCCGGCGCGTCCGCGCGTGGAGTACGTCACGTTCGGCGAGGTATCGACGGAGGAGGTGCTCTCCGGCGACACGACGGCGCTGACGAGGGCGGGCGAACGAGCCCTCGCTGACCTCCGGGAGCGACCGACGCCGGACCGCCTCGTCGCCCTCTCCCGGCGGTTCGCCCGCGAGGCCGAACTGACCACCGACCGCGTCGAATCGGTCGTCGCGGACGTCCGCGCCGCCGGCGGCGACGCGGCGATGGCGATGCTCGGCGACACCGCGTTCGCGTTCGGGACGGCGCTGTCGGACGCGGGCTACGACCCCGCCGTCTGCGAGGCGCATCCCGCCGGGTCGGGACTGGTTTCGGAGTAG